Below is a genomic region from Gracilimonas sp..
CAGCGTAGCGAACATCGCCTTCCGGGGAGGGAATTTGCTCACCATTAATACTGATGTTACTCAGGTTCGGGTTTGTCCCTCTGATTTGCACATAACGGGCTTCACCCTGGTCTCGCTGAACAGAAACTGCTGGTACCCGTCTTAGGGCATCAGCTACATTTTGATCGGGGAAGCGTCCTATTAAATCGGAAGCAACAACATTTTTAATATTGGCAGCTGTTCTTTGCTGATTGAGCGCCCGGGCCTGACCCTGCCGTATTCCCTGAACAGTGATGCCATCCATTTCAATAAAATTGTCGGTAAGCTCAATATTAAGGGTAAGATTTTGACCTGCTTCAACGGAAACTTCTTCTTCCAAAGTTTCAAAACCCAGATAAGAAATACGCAGGGTTTGATTTCCAGCCGGCACTGAGTTTAGCGTATACTTTCCATCAGCATTGGTACTGGTACCAATAGAAGTTCCTTCCACAAGAATGCTTGCTCCGGGAAGTAAATCTCCTGTTTTTTGATCCGTAATGGTACCACTAATAGTGGCAGCAGATTGTGCGTTTGAAAACTGTGGCAGCATCAAAAGTAATGCTGTGACACAGGTTAGAATGAGGGTACTAACCTTTTTTGATAACATTTGTCCTCCAAATAATAGTTGTGGGTATTTATATCCCGGATGATATCATTAGGAGGTTGCGCTACTGTTTCCCAAACATTACGACTGCTTTACCAATAGATTAGCTTAGTGTGAAGAAAGTTAAGCGATTATTAAATCGTATAGGGATTCAGTGAAAAAATAAATATGTCATCCTTTTTATTCTTTATCCCAGGGACCTGTGATAGCGAGCGTCAACCCATCATGCTGAATGTTCATAAACAAAGTAGAGCCATCGGGAGAGAAAGTAGCTCCGGCCAGTTCAGATTCACTCACTGCATTTCGGCCCAATTTGTATACCTCACCCTTGGGAGTGATTCCCAATAAGTAATTATCTCCTCCTCCGTCTTCACAGACAATTAAGTCGCCCCAGGGAGCAACTGTGAGGTTGTCAGCATGTTCGATGATGTTTCCATCATTGGGTTCCACAAATAACTCCAGCATGCCGGGTTCATCGGCTTCTTTGGAAGTGCCTTCAAAAGCACTGGGTACATATTTCCAGATTTGACCTTTTTTGGATCTGCCCCCATTGGTACATGCAAAATAAACGGCGCTGTTTCCATACCACATGCCTTCTCCGCGGGCAAAGCGGGTGGCTCCGGCTTTATGGCCACGAATGCGTAAATCATCTTCATCAATATCTTCCATGTCTAACCATTCCACGGCCAGGGGTTTATTGGGCTGAACCGTTTGTTGATCCCAGTTTCTGGAGTCGAGCCCGGGCTGATCTTTAACTACAAGTGCTTGTAGTTTTCCTCCGTCCAGCATTTTTTGAGGCGTGTTTGGTATGAACCGATATAAAAGCCCCTCAGAATCATCCTCAGTGAGATAAATTACATTGCTTTTTGGATCTACAGCTACCGCTTCATGATTGAACCGTCCCATATCTTTGATGGGTTTTGCTTCATAAAGATTGGCTTCCGTTGATGCGGGCACTTCAAATACGTAACCATGATCTTTAGCATAACGGCGATCATCGGCACGTGTAACAATTTCCTCGCAGGTCAGCCAGGTGTCCCAGGGGGTAGGTCCGCCTGCGCAGTTACGAAGTGTACCGGCAAGACTCAAATACTCATTTTCTACTTCCTGTGTTTTGGTATTGAAAACCAGCGTGGTAGTTCCTCCCTGGGCGGGATTGTTTTCCAGGCCTGCATCATAAATTTTAGCTGTTTCTGCTTTAGAAGCCAGCTCATAATCCTTGCCGAACGCACTGCCTTCTCCGGATTGGTCAGGGTTCAGTTCATGATTTCGAATGAGGATGGTTTTGTCCTTTCCTCCCGAAAAAGCAGCCATTCCATCCGGGCGGCCGGGCAGGATAAAGCCATCCTTCATAGTAGAACCGGCCCGGGAAATGATCTTGTAAGAAAAGCCTTTGGGGAGATCGAAGATACCATTGGGATCGGGAAGGAGCGGCCCATATAATTCGAGGGCTTGTTTGGGAATTACTCTTCCACCAGAGAGGTGATTGGTTAAGATTTGGAATCCGGAAAACCCAAGCGTGAAAGCCCCGGCTTGTCGTAAAAACTCCTTCCTTGAAATCGTCATGCAGCAAAAATTTATTAGTAATTGATTTGCTGACTAAATAAGAAAACGAGAGGAGAATAGAGTTAAGGAAGTGTTAAATGATCTCTTGAATGAGTTACGAAATAATATTATCTCTAAAGGATTGAAAATTAGTCAATAAATAATATGATTTCAGATTGGTTTAAAAGTTTCAGCGGAAATTTACATCGAAGAGTAACAAATCCATTTTTAGGGACTTTTTTAGTCTTATTACTTTTAAAGAATTGGAAGGCTATTTATAGTTTATTGACAATTAGTGATGAATTTACATTGGACGAAAGGATTCAAGTTGTTGTCTCTTATGTTGAAACAAATACACCTAATGATATCTTTTGGCTTGTAATCTACACTTTTGTAGTCCTAGGTATTACTTATGTTCTTATGTGGTTGAGTTCATTTGTAGCAAATTTTTACTCCAAAATAGCTATACCCTTTATTCAGAAA
It encodes:
- a CDS encoding alkaline phosphatase PhoX, giving the protein MTISRKEFLRQAGAFTLGFSGFQILTNHLSGGRVIPKQALELYGPLLPDPNGIFDLPKGFSYKIISRAGSTMKDGFILPGRPDGMAAFSGGKDKTILIRNHELNPDQSGEGSAFGKDYELASKAETAKIYDAGLENNPAQGGTTTLVFNTKTQEVENEYLSLAGTLRNCAGGPTPWDTWLTCEEIVTRADDRRYAKDHGYVFEVPASTEANLYEAKPIKDMGRFNHEAVAVDPKSNVIYLTEDDSEGLLYRFIPNTPQKMLDGGKLQALVVKDQPGLDSRNWDQQTVQPNKPLAVEWLDMEDIDEDDLRIRGHKAGATRFARGEGMWYGNSAVYFACTNGGRSKKGQIWKYVPSAFEGTSKEADEPGMLELFVEPNDGNIIEHADNLTVAPWGDLIVCEDGGGDNYLLGITPKGEVYKLGRNAVSESELAGATFSPDGSTLFMNIQHDGLTLAITGPWDKE